One window from the genome of Pseudonocardia hierapolitana encodes:
- a CDS encoding phosphatase PAP2 family protein yields MTSHDPESDHRTRLLVAGTAAIGTAGVLGAVVRDRWSPLDTWFVREFRLPVDAPVVEAAAGAGALLAVAGIVLAVAAALRRPTVRARLWRHAVLLAACVAVAGTQVLFQRPGPPGAGQDWTYPSGHATVITAVAVTAVVLCRRSAPAWARAVLMVEVLAVAVTTASRVALGEHFPTDVVGAMVGVIGVGLVVTALIGTGSIDTRERPADPV; encoded by the coding sequence ATGACCTCCCACGATCCCGAGTCCGACCACAGGACCCGGCTGCTCGTCGCCGGCACCGCTGCGATCGGTACCGCCGGCGTGCTGGGCGCCGTCGTGCGTGACCGGTGGTCCCCGCTCGACACGTGGTTCGTGCGCGAGTTCCGGCTCCCTGTGGACGCGCCTGTCGTCGAGGCCGCCGCCGGCGCGGGGGCCCTGCTCGCCGTGGCCGGCATCGTCCTCGCCGTCGCGGCGGCGCTGCGCCGGCCCACGGTACGGGCACGGCTCTGGCGCCACGCCGTCCTGCTCGCCGCGTGCGTCGCCGTCGCCGGCACACAGGTGCTCTTCCAGCGCCCGGGGCCACCGGGCGCCGGCCAGGACTGGACCTACCCCAGCGGGCACGCCACCGTGATCACCGCCGTCGCGGTCACTGCCGTGGTCCTGTGCCGCCGATCGGCGCCGGCCTGGGCCCGGGCCGTGCTGATGGTCGAGGTGCTCGCCGTGGCCGTCACGACGGCGAGCCGGGTGGCGCTCGGCGAGCACTTCCCGACCGACGTCGTGGGCGCGATGGTCGGGGTGATCGGCGTGGGGCTCGTCGTCACCGCATTGATCGGCACCGGGTCGATCGACACACGCGAACGGCCCGCCGATCCGGTGTGA
- the hisG gene encoding ATP phosphoribosyltransferase, which produces MLRVALPNKGTLAEPAATMMREAGYRQRSDSRDLSMLDEENEVEFFYLRPKDIATYVGSGDLHLGITGADLMEESGSQVKRVIELGFGASKFRFAAPPLTENGEQWTIKHLEGKKIATSYPRLVRAHLARNRVRADIIKLDGAVEISVQLGLADAIADVVSSGRTLRQHGLVPFDDAIAVSQATLIEREPRPDRPETAEIKAAKVVFTGRIQGVVYARQYLMLDYDCPDHVLEQAKRITPGMQAPTVSPLTEPGWSAVRSMVRRTVANRVMDDLAELGVRAILTSEIRSCRAVDGAMVQPYAS; this is translated from the coding sequence ATGCTCCGCGTCGCACTCCCGAACAAGGGGACGCTGGCCGAGCCCGCCGCGACCATGATGCGGGAAGCGGGGTACCGGCAGCGATCGGACTCGCGCGACCTGAGCATGCTGGACGAGGAGAACGAGGTCGAGTTCTTCTACCTGCGTCCCAAGGACATCGCCACCTACGTCGGCTCCGGCGACCTGCACCTGGGCATCACCGGCGCCGACCTCATGGAGGAGTCCGGCAGCCAGGTCAAGCGCGTCATCGAGCTGGGCTTCGGCGCCTCCAAGTTCCGCTTCGCCGCACCTCCCCTCACCGAGAACGGCGAGCAGTGGACGATCAAGCACCTCGAGGGCAAGAAGATCGCCACGTCCTACCCGCGCCTGGTCCGCGCCCACCTGGCGCGCAACCGCGTCCGCGCCGACATCATCAAGCTCGACGGCGCCGTCGAGATCTCCGTGCAGCTGGGGCTGGCCGACGCGATCGCCGACGTCGTGTCCTCCGGGCGCACGCTGCGCCAGCACGGCCTCGTCCCCTTCGACGACGCGATCGCCGTGTCGCAGGCCACCCTGATCGAGCGGGAGCCGCGCCCGGACCGCCCCGAGACGGCCGAGATCAAGGCGGCCAAGGTCGTCTTCACCGGCCGCATCCAGGGCGTCGTGTACGCCCGCCAGTACCTGATGCTCGACTACGACTGCCCCGACCACGTGCTCGAGCAGGCCAAGCGGATCACGCCGGGCATGCAGGCGCCCACCGTCTCCCCGCTCACCGAGCCCGGCTGGTCGGCGGTGCGGTCGATGGTGCGCCGCACGGTGGCCAACAGGGTGATGGACGACCTCGCCGAGCTGGGTGTGCGCGCGATCCTCACCTCGGAGATCCGCTCCTGCCGCGCGGTCGATGGCGCGATGGTCCAGCCGTACGCGAGCTAG
- a CDS encoding RecB family exonuclease: protein MTDTACTDTAVVGSTTDPAPRRRPALSPSRAGDFKQCPLLYRFRAIDRLPEQPSRAQIRGTLVHTVLERLYDLPAPQRSPEAARGLVGPAWEELCAALPELAGQLFEGSEDPELPVWLQSAADLLEAYFRLEDPRRLEPAARELLVETELASGLLLRGYIDRLDIAPTGEVRVVDYKTGAAPREAGEVAALFQMKFYALALLQERGVVPAQLRLLYLSDGEYLTYEPDEAELRRFERTLEAIWSAIRTAGETGDFRPNRTRMCDWCSHKAFCPAWDGVPPEYPGWPESAEEPALQTVIDRME, encoded by the coding sequence GTGACGGACACGGCGTGCACAGATACCGCGGTCGTCGGGTCGACCACCGATCCGGCGCCGCGGCGCAGGCCCGCCCTGTCCCCGTCTCGGGCAGGCGATTTCAAGCAGTGCCCGCTGCTGTACCGCTTCCGCGCCATCGACCGGCTCCCCGAGCAGCCCTCCCGCGCCCAGATCCGCGGCACCCTGGTGCACACGGTGCTGGAGCGGCTCTACGACCTGCCCGCGCCGCAGCGTTCCCCCGAGGCGGCCCGCGGGCTCGTCGGGCCGGCGTGGGAGGAGCTGTGCGCCGCACTGCCCGAGCTGGCCGGGCAGCTGTTCGAGGGTTCGGAGGACCCCGAGCTGCCGGTCTGGCTGCAGTCGGCGGCCGACCTGCTGGAGGCGTACTTCCGGCTCGAGGACCCACGGCGGCTCGAACCGGCCGCGCGCGAGCTGCTGGTCGAGACCGAGCTGGCGTCCGGGCTGTTGCTGCGCGGCTACATCGACCGCCTCGACATCGCCCCCACGGGCGAGGTGCGGGTGGTCGACTACAAGACCGGCGCGGCGCCCCGCGAGGCCGGCGAGGTCGCCGCGCTGTTCCAGATGAAGTTCTACGCGCTCGCGCTCCTGCAGGAGCGCGGTGTGGTGCCCGCCCAGCTGCGCCTGCTCTACCTGTCCGACGGCGAGTACCTCACCTACGAGCCCGACGAGGCCGAGCTGCGGCGCTTCGAGCGCACCCTCGAGGCCATCTGGTCGGCCATCCGCACGGCGGGGGAGACCGGCGACTTCCGTCCCAACCGCACCCGCATGTGCGACTGGTGCAGCCACAAGGCCTTCTGCCCCGCCTGGGACGGCGTCCCACCCGAATATCCGGGCTGGCCGGAGTCGGCCGAGGAGCCCGCGCTGCAGACCGTCATCGATCGGATGGAGTAG
- a CDS encoding SAM-dependent methyltransferase, whose protein sequence is MAEPREDLDLHTDRAHGARIYDYVLGGKDNYTLDREAAEAAMRAWPGLRTSMRSNRAFMQRVGRFLAGECGIRQFLDIGTGIPTSPNLHEVVQETAPDARIVYTDNDPIVLAHARALMASTPQGRTAYVHADLRDPAAILAAPQLRAALDLDRPVALLAIAVLHFIADDDEARTVLGKLVEALPSGSYLAVSTGTADFDPEPLAGVVRAYEANGEVMKLRNHAQVERFFDGLELLEPGVVQAHKWRPDGIARGLVKKDTDVAMYAGVARKP, encoded by the coding sequence ATGGCCGAGCCCCGCGAAGACCTGGACCTGCACACCGATCGGGCCCACGGGGCCCGTATCTACGACTACGTGCTCGGAGGCAAGGACAACTACACCCTCGACCGCGAAGCCGCCGAAGCGGCGATGCGGGCGTGGCCGGGGCTGCGCACCTCGATGCGGTCCAACCGGGCGTTCATGCAGCGCGTGGGCCGGTTCCTGGCCGGCGAGTGCGGCATCCGGCAGTTCCTCGACATCGGAACGGGCATCCCCACCTCGCCGAACCTGCACGAGGTCGTGCAGGAGACCGCGCCGGACGCGCGGATCGTCTACACCGACAACGACCCGATCGTGCTCGCCCACGCGAGGGCGCTGATGGCCAGCACCCCGCAGGGCCGCACCGCCTACGTCCACGCCGACCTGCGCGACCCGGCTGCCATCCTCGCCGCGCCCCAGCTGCGCGCCGCCCTCGACCTGGACCGGCCGGTCGCGCTGCTCGCCATCGCCGTGCTGCACTTCATCGCCGACGACGACGAGGCGCGCACGGTGCTCGGGAAGCTGGTGGAGGCACTGCCGTCGGGCAGCTACCTCGCCGTGTCGACGGGCACCGCCGACTTCGACCCCGAGCCGCTGGCCGGCGTCGTACGGGCCTACGAGGCGAACGGCGAGGTGATGAAGCTCCGCAACCATGCCCAGGTGGAGCGGTTCTTCGACGGGCTGGAGCTCCTCGAGCCGGGCGTCGTGCAGGCCCACAAGTGGCGGCCGGACGGCATCGCGAGGGGCCTGGTGAAGAAGGACACGGACGTGGCGATGTACGCCGGGGTGGCGCGCAAACCCTGA
- the arc gene encoding proteasome ATPase, with amino-acid sequence MNHYDGPGRREPGDRGELSPAEAAAQIRFLEEEVALLRRKLTESPRHARVLEQRLAESASRLAQLSARNEKLTETLKEARGQLVALREEVDRLAQPPSGYGVFLTRYPDETVDVFTSGRRMRVAVSPAVDASELRSGQSVRLNEALTVVEAGDYERIGEVCALREVLSEPTEDGLAGRALVVGHADEERVVWLAAPLIAGEDNPEAVPLKPGDSLLVDTKAGYAYERVPKAEVEDLVLEEVPDVEYEDIGGLFRQIEQIRDAVELPFLHAELFREYELRPPKGVLLYGPPGCGKTLIAKAVANSLAKKVAAVRGDNPEDGRAFFLNIKGPELLNKFVGETERHIRLIFQRAREKASAGTPVIVFFDEMDSIFRTRGSGVSSDVETTIVPQLLAEIDGVEGLENVIVIGASNREDMIDPAILRPGRLDVKIKIERPDAEAAQDIFSKYLTDTLPIHADDMAEFGGNRKACIDAMIQRVTERMYDETEENRFLEVTYANGDKETLYFKDFNSGAMIQNIVDRSKKAAIKSVLETGQPGLRVQHLLDAIVDEFAENEDLPNTTNPDDWARISGKKGERIVYIRTLVTGKNAETGRAIDTASNTGQYL; translated from the coding sequence GTGAACCACTACGACGGTCCCGGCAGGCGTGAACCAGGTGATCGCGGCGAGCTGAGCCCCGCCGAGGCCGCCGCGCAGATCCGCTTCCTCGAAGAGGAAGTCGCCCTGCTCCGCCGCAAGCTCACCGAGTCCCCGCGGCACGCGCGCGTCCTCGAGCAGCGCCTCGCCGAGTCGGCCAGCCGGCTCGCGCAGCTCTCGGCCCGCAACGAGAAGCTCACCGAGACCCTCAAGGAGGCGCGCGGCCAGCTCGTGGCGCTCCGCGAGGAGGTCGACCGGCTGGCGCAGCCACCGAGCGGCTACGGCGTCTTCCTCACTCGTTACCCCGACGAGACGGTCGACGTCTTCACCTCCGGCCGGCGCATGCGCGTCGCCGTGTCCCCCGCCGTCGACGCCTCCGAGCTTCGGAGCGGGCAGTCCGTGCGGCTCAACGAGGCGCTCACCGTCGTCGAGGCGGGCGACTACGAGCGCATCGGCGAGGTCTGCGCGCTGCGCGAGGTGCTCTCCGAACCCACCGAGGACGGGCTCGCGGGCCGTGCCCTCGTCGTCGGCCACGCCGACGAGGAGCGCGTGGTGTGGCTCGCCGCCCCGCTGATCGCAGGCGAGGACAACCCCGAGGCCGTGCCGCTCAAGCCGGGCGACTCCCTCCTGGTCGACACGAAGGCCGGCTACGCCTACGAGCGGGTGCCGAAGGCCGAGGTCGAGGACCTCGTGCTGGAGGAGGTGCCGGACGTCGAGTACGAGGACATCGGCGGCCTGTTCCGGCAGATCGAGCAGATCCGCGACGCCGTGGAGCTGCCGTTCCTGCACGCCGAGCTGTTCCGGGAGTACGAGCTGCGCCCGCCCAAGGGCGTGCTGCTCTACGGCCCTCCCGGCTGCGGCAAGACGCTCATCGCCAAGGCCGTGGCCAACTCGCTGGCCAAGAAGGTGGCCGCCGTCCGCGGCGACAACCCCGAGGACGGCCGGGCGTTCTTCCTCAACATCAAGGGCCCCGAGCTGCTCAACAAGTTCGTCGGCGAGACCGAGCGGCACATCCGGCTGATCTTCCAGCGGGCCAGGGAGAAGGCTTCCGCGGGCACCCCGGTGATCGTGTTCTTCGACGAGATGGACTCGATCTTCCGCACCCGCGGGTCCGGTGTGTCCTCCGACGTCGAGACCACGATCGTGCCGCAGCTGCTGGCGGAGATCGACGGTGTCGAGGGCCTGGAGAACGTCATCGTCATCGGCGCCTCCAACCGCGAGGACATGATCGACCCCGCGATCCTGCGGCCGGGCCGGCTCGACGTGAAGATCAAGATCGAGCGGCCGGACGCCGAGGCGGCGCAGGACATCTTCTCCAAGTACCTCACCGACACGTTGCCGATCCACGCCGACGACATGGCGGAGTTCGGCGGCAACCGCAAGGCGTGCATCGACGCGATGATCCAGCGGGTCACCGAGCGGATGTACGACGAGACGGAGGAGAACCGGTTCCTCGAGGTCACCTACGCCAACGGCGACAAGGAGACCCTGTACTTCAAGGACTTCAACTCCGGCGCGATGATCCAGAACATCGTCGACCGGTCGAAGAAGGCCGCGATCAAGTCGGTGCTCGAGACCGGCCAGCCGGGGCTGCGCGTGCAGCACCTGCTGGACGCGATCGTCGACGAGTTCGCCGAGAACGAGGACCTGCCCAACACCACCAACCCCGACGACTGGGCGCGCATCTCCGGCAAGAAGGGGGAGCGGATCGTCTACATCCGCACGCTCGTCACCGGCAAGAACGCCGAGACGGGCCGCGCGATCGACACCGCGTCGAACACCGGCCAGTACCTGTAG
- a CDS encoding VOC family protein, with protein sequence MTIETKLDAVGIVAADLAKSLAFYRALGLAVPDGAENAPHVEVPLGGGMRLMFDTEETVRSFHPSWSPAVGAGRIGLAVSLPDAAAVDAAYAELIAAGHHGELEPFDAPWGQRYASVNDPDGNGVDLYAPL encoded by the coding sequence ATGACGATCGAAACGAAGCTGGACGCCGTCGGCATCGTGGCGGCGGACCTGGCGAAGTCCCTGGCCTTCTACCGCGCCCTCGGCCTCGCGGTTCCCGACGGTGCGGAGAACGCGCCGCACGTCGAGGTACCGCTCGGGGGCGGCATGCGGCTGATGTTCGACACCGAGGAGACGGTCCGCTCGTTCCACCCGTCCTGGAGCCCGGCGGTCGGTGCCGGCCGGATCGGCCTCGCCGTGTCGCTCCCGGACGCGGCGGCGGTGGACGCCGCGTACGCCGAGCTGATCGCGGCAGGCCACCACGGCGAGCTGGAGCCGTTCGACGCTCCGTGGGGCCAGCGCTACGCGAGCGTGAACGACCCGGACGGCAACGGCGTGGACCTCTACGCGCCTCTCTGA
- a CDS encoding tRNA (adenine-N1)-methyltransferase, with protein MPARGGPFRSGDRVQLTDPKGRHYSITLKAGAEYHTHRGGLAHDDLIGKPEGSLIVSPVGTPYLALRPRLADYVLSMPRGAQVIYPKDAAQILMWGDIFPGARVLEAGAGSGALACSLLQAVGPEGRVVSYEVRADHAEHAERNVRQFFGRLPGHWSLRVADLAALAGQSPAECFDRVVLDMLAPWEHLDTVSKALVPGGVLVGYVATTTQLSRLVEDLRSQQCWTEPQAWETLMRPWHVVGLAVRPEHRMQGHTAFLVTARRLAEGVVPPRPQRRPTSR; from the coding sequence CTGCCCGCCCGCGGCGGCCCGTTCCGCTCGGGGGACCGGGTACAGCTCACCGACCCGAAGGGCCGGCACTACTCGATCACGTTGAAGGCGGGCGCGGAGTACCACACGCACCGCGGCGGGCTCGCCCACGACGACCTGATCGGCAAGCCGGAGGGCAGCCTGATCGTCTCCCCGGTGGGCACGCCCTACCTGGCGCTGCGGCCCCGCCTGGCCGACTACGTGCTGTCGATGCCGCGCGGGGCGCAGGTGATCTACCCGAAGGACGCGGCGCAGATCCTGATGTGGGGCGACATCTTCCCGGGTGCGCGCGTGCTGGAGGCCGGCGCAGGGTCCGGGGCGCTCGCCTGCTCACTGCTGCAGGCGGTGGGGCCGGAGGGCCGGGTCGTGTCCTACGAGGTGCGCGCCGACCACGCCGAGCACGCCGAACGCAACGTGCGTCAGTTCTTCGGCCGGCTCCCGGGCCACTGGAGCCTGCGGGTCGCCGACCTCGCCGCGCTGGCCGGGCAGAGCCCCGCGGAGTGTTTCGACCGTGTGGTGCTGGACATGCTCGCTCCGTGGGAGCACCTGGACACCGTCTCGAAGGCATTGGTACCCGGCGGTGTCCTGGTCGGCTACGTCGCCACCACCACCCAGCTGTCCCGGCTCGTGGAGGACCTGCGCTCGCAGCAGTGCTGGACGGAGCCCCAGGCGTGGGAGACCCTCATGCGCCCGTGGCACGTCGTGGGTCTCGCCGTGCGCCCGGAGCACCGCATGCAGGGGCACACCGCGTTCCTCGTGACGGCGCGCCGCCTCGCGGAGGGCGTCGTCCCACCCCGGCCGCAGCGCAGACCGACGAGCCGGTGA
- a CDS encoding acyclic terpene utilization AtuA family protein: MRTVRIGAGAGFAGDRLEPAVELAERAGLADVVLECLAERTIALGQQRRLADPAAGHDPRLLARFERLLPAALARDVRVITNMGAANPLRAGRVTRDLVARLGSSARVGVVTGDDVLDRLDLDTPALEDGLPLRAHGEVVAANAYLGADAVLPALEAGAQVVVTGRVADPSLFLAPLAHRLGRDLADPGFAAAGTLVGHLLECAGQLTGGYFADPGVKDVPGLADLGFPYADVAADGTAEYGKLPGTGGRLDRATVREQLLYEITDPTGYRTPDVVLDLRGVTVTQVGPDRVRVTGARGRPRPGTLKVSVGYRAGHKVEAEISYSGPCADRRAALAADVLAARLAGLPVRPRIDVLGVVPPDADEHAECRVRVAALSADAGVLDTVGHEVEALYTNGPAGGGGVRVFTGEVVGVVSTLVPRSTVTPAVTILGVGDARPAA; the protein is encoded by the coding sequence ATGAGGACCGTCCGGATCGGCGCGGGCGCCGGGTTCGCGGGCGACCGCCTCGAACCCGCGGTCGAGCTGGCCGAGCGGGCCGGGCTCGCCGACGTCGTGCTGGAGTGCCTCGCCGAGCGCACGATCGCACTCGGGCAGCAGCGCAGGCTCGCCGATCCCGCCGCCGGCCACGACCCGCGGCTCCTCGCCCGGTTCGAGCGGCTGCTGCCTGCGGCGCTCGCGCGCGACGTGCGGGTGATCACGAACATGGGCGCGGCCAACCCGCTCCGCGCGGGCCGGGTCACCCGGGACCTGGTGGCCCGGTTGGGCTCGAGCGCACGGGTCGGGGTCGTCACCGGTGACGACGTCCTCGACCGGCTCGACCTGGACACGCCCGCGCTGGAGGACGGCCTGCCGCTACGCGCACACGGGGAGGTGGTCGCCGCGAACGCCTACCTCGGTGCCGACGCCGTGCTGCCCGCGCTCGAGGCGGGGGCGCAGGTCGTCGTCACGGGGCGGGTGGCCGACCCGTCGCTCTTCCTCGCCCCCCTCGCCCACCGCCTCGGCCGCGACCTCGCCGACCCGGGCTTCGCGGCGGCCGGCACGCTCGTCGGGCACCTGCTCGAATGCGCGGGCCAGCTCACCGGCGGCTACTTCGCCGACCCGGGCGTGAAGGACGTGCCGGGGCTGGCCGACCTCGGCTTCCCCTACGCCGACGTCGCCGCGGACGGCACCGCGGAGTACGGGAAGCTGCCCGGCACGGGCGGTCGCCTCGACCGGGCCACGGTGCGGGAGCAGCTGCTCTACGAGATCACCGATCCCACCGGCTACCGCACCCCGGACGTCGTGCTCGACCTGCGCGGGGTCACGGTCACGCAGGTGGGGCCGGACCGGGTGCGGGTGACCGGCGCGCGCGGGCGGCCGCGCCCCGGCACGCTCAAGGTGAGCGTGGGCTACCGGGCCGGGCACAAGGTCGAGGCCGAGATCTCCTACTCCGGCCCGTGCGCCGACCGCAGGGCCGCGCTCGCCGCCGACGTCCTCGCCGCGCGGCTGGCCGGCCTCCCGGTCCGGCCGCGGATCGACGTGCTCGGTGTCGTGCCCCCGGACGCCGACGAGCACGCCGAGTGCCGGGTGCGGGTCGCGGCGCTCAGCGCCGACGCGGGTGTGCTCGACACCGTCGGGCACGAGGTCGAGGCGCTGTACACGAACGGCCCGGCGGGCGGCGGTGGCGTGCGCGTGTTCACCGGGGAGGTCGTCGGCGTCGTGTCCACGCTCGTCCCGCGCTCGACGGTGACGCCTGCCGTCACGATCCTGGGGGTGGGAGATGCCCGTCCGGCTGCATGA
- a CDS encoding AtuA-related protein, with protein MPVRLHELAHCRAGDKGNVATLSVIPYAPADYPLLVRELTADRVRTQLARYVDGDVLRYELPLLPALQFVCTGIRDGGVTTSLALDTHGKSLSSRLLALELP; from the coding sequence ATGCCCGTCCGGCTGCATGAGCTCGCCCACTGCCGGGCGGGCGACAAGGGCAACGTCGCCACCCTCTCGGTGATCCCCTACGCCCCCGCGGACTACCCGCTGCTCGTCCGCGAGCTCACTGCCGACCGGGTACGCACTCAGCTCGCCCGGTACGTCGACGGCGACGTGCTCCGGTACGAGCTCCCGCTGCTGCCGGCGCTGCAGTTCGTCTGCACGGGCATCCGGGACGGCGGTGTGACGACGTCGCTGGCCCTCGACACGCACGGGAAGTCGCTCAGCTCGCGGCTGCTCGCGCTGGAGCTGCCGTAG
- a CDS encoding MFS transporter — protein MAAGHACVDVYQGAVAALVPFFVSERAYTYAAAAGLVLAASLLSSVVQPLFGALTDRWPMPWLLPVSTLLGGIGVAFCGVADSYALTLALVALSGIGVAAYHPESARVARAAGGASHTAMSWFSLGGNLGFAAAPLLVGGVVALGGLGASPLLILPAVVGSALCVAAVRAVSAPRPAGTRATPTAGSDDWASFGRLSGSIVCRSIVFVGLSAFISLYAAERTGGGDVAGTAALFVLYLGGAVGTVLGGTLANRFGRTSVVRWSSAVCILAVAGVVVVPGPLMLVCVALTSACLYVPFSLSITLGQDYLPRRVGTASGVTLGLTVSVGGLASPLIGVAADHTSLQVALAPLIALPAVSWLLLRRLREPAGEPARS, from the coding sequence ATGGCCGCCGGACACGCCTGCGTGGACGTCTACCAGGGGGCCGTCGCCGCGCTGGTGCCGTTCTTCGTGTCCGAACGCGCCTACACCTACGCCGCGGCGGCCGGCCTCGTCCTCGCCGCGTCGCTGCTGTCGTCGGTGGTACAGCCCCTGTTCGGCGCGCTCACCGACCGGTGGCCGATGCCGTGGCTGCTGCCGGTGAGCACGCTCCTCGGCGGCATCGGCGTCGCGTTCTGCGGGGTCGCCGACTCCTACGCCCTGACGCTGGCGCTCGTCGCGCTGTCCGGCATCGGGGTCGCGGCCTACCACCCCGAGTCCGCGCGCGTGGCGCGCGCCGCGGGCGGCGCAAGCCACACCGCGATGAGCTGGTTCTCCCTCGGCGGCAACCTCGGCTTCGCGGCCGCGCCGCTCCTGGTCGGCGGCGTCGTCGCGCTCGGCGGCCTCGGCGCCTCGCCGTTGCTGATCCTGCCCGCCGTGGTGGGCAGCGCGCTCTGCGTGGCGGCCGTGCGGGCCGTGTCGGCGCCCCGGCCCGCCGGCACCCGCGCCACTCCCACCGCTGGTTCGGACGACTGGGCGTCGTTCGGCAGGCTCTCCGGCTCGATCGTCTGCCGCTCGATCGTGTTCGTCGGACTGAGCGCCTTCATCTCCCTCTACGCGGCTGAGCGCACCGGCGGCGGAGACGTCGCGGGCACCGCGGCGCTGTTCGTGCTCTACCTCGGCGGCGCCGTCGGCACCGTTCTCGGGGGGACGCTCGCCAACCGCTTCGGCCGCACCTCCGTGGTGCGCTGGTCCTCCGCCGTCTGCATCCTCGCGGTCGCGGGCGTGGTGGTCGTGCCCGGCCCGCTCATGCTCGTCTGCGTGGCCCTCACCTCGGCCTGCCTCTACGTCCCGTTCTCGCTGAGCATCACCCTCGGCCAGGACTACCTGCCCCGCCGCGTCGGCACCGCCAGCGGCGTCACCCTCGGCCTCACCGTCAGCGTCGGGGGTCTCGCGAGCCCGCTCATCGGCGTGGCGGCCGACCACACGTCCCTGCAGGTGGCGCTCGCGCCGCTGATCGCGCTCCCGGCCGTGAGCTGGCTGTTGCTGCGGAGGTTGCGAGAACCCGCCGGAGAACCCGCGCGGTCCTGA
- a CDS encoding helix-turn-helix domain-containing protein translates to MGYRELPPPRPLRGEIECAWTAGVAEGAPAESLDVLPDGCMDLVWTGRELLVAGPDTGPHPARREPGVLSAGLRFAPGRLPALLGVPAAGVRDQRVPVAELHPALARRALARLEQGEPPLPVLLGLALALPGDPAEHAVRIVAAQLEQGASAAATAHRLGWTERSLHRRCLAAFGYGPAVLRRVLRFRRASLLLYDGVPIAEAAAEAGYADQPHLSREVRAMAGVAPSKIYGGQRGA, encoded by the coding sequence GTGGGCTACCGGGAGCTCCCGCCGCCGCGTCCGTTGCGCGGAGAGATCGAGTGCGCCTGGACGGCCGGGGTCGCGGAGGGCGCCCCGGCCGAGTCGCTCGACGTGCTGCCCGACGGGTGCATGGACCTGGTCTGGACCGGGCGGGAGCTGCTCGTCGCCGGGCCCGACACCGGGCCGCACCCCGCCCGCCGCGAGCCCGGGGTGCTGAGCGCGGGCCTGCGTTTCGCCCCCGGGCGGCTCCCTGCGCTGCTCGGGGTTCCCGCAGCGGGGGTGCGTGACCAGCGGGTGCCGGTGGCCGAGTTGCACCCCGCGCTCGCCCGGCGGGCGCTCGCGCGCCTCGAACAGGGCGAGCCACCCCTTCCCGTGCTCCTCGGTCTCGCGCTCGCGCTGCCCGGCGACCCGGCCGAGCACGCGGTCCGGATCGTCGCCGCCCAGCTCGAGCAGGGCGCCTCGGCGGCCGCCACCGCCCACCGGCTCGGCTGGACGGAGCGTTCTCTGCACCGCCGCTGCCTCGCCGCGTTCGGCTACGGGCCTGCGGTCCTGCGCCGGGTGCTGCGTTTCCGCAGGGCCTCGCTCCTGCTGTACGACGGTGTCCCGATCGCCGAGGCCGCCGCCGAGGCCGGCTACGCCGACCAGCCGCACCTGTCCCGGGAGGTGCGGGCGATGGCCGGCGTCGCACCCAGCAAGATCTACGGCGGTCAGAGAGGCGCGTAG
- a CDS encoding AraC family transcriptional regulator, with the protein MPNIRHEPVAPTRLQPLASGECIDPHRHDDHQILYAGSGVLAITTDAGTWFAPGTRAIWVPAGTVHAHRAYGDLELHMLGVPAATNPLDLDRPTVLVVSPLLRELIRAYTRAPQEDTPERRRLHAVLLDELRVSPQRPVHLPEPSDPRLAAVCAALRRDPADTRTLAALGAEVGVGERTLTRLFRADLGMTFPQWRTQLRLYHALRMLADGSPVTTVAHTCGWSSTSAFIDVFRRAYGHTPGVHNRTA; encoded by the coding sequence ATGCCGAACATCCGCCACGAACCGGTGGCGCCGACCCGGCTGCAGCCGCTGGCCAGCGGGGAGTGCATCGACCCGCACCGGCACGACGACCACCAGATCCTCTACGCGGGCTCCGGCGTGCTGGCGATCACCACCGACGCCGGCACCTGGTTCGCCCCCGGCACCCGCGCGATCTGGGTGCCGGCCGGCACCGTGCACGCCCACCGGGCCTACGGCGATCTCGAACTCCACATGCTGGGGGTGCCTGCGGCCACGAACCCGCTCGACCTGGACCGCCCCACCGTGCTCGTCGTGAGCCCGCTCCTGCGCGAGCTGATCCGCGCCTACACCCGCGCCCCGCAGGAGGACACGCCCGAGCGACGCCGGCTGCACGCCGTGCTGCTCGACGAGCTGCGCGTGTCCCCGCAACGCCCGGTGCACCTTCCCGAGCCGAGCGACCCGCGGCTGGCGGCGGTGTGCGCGGCCCTGCGCCGCGACCCCGCCGACACCCGCACGCTCGCCGCCCTCGGAGCCGAGGTCGGGGTGGGCGAGCGCACGCTCACCCGCCTGTTCCGCGCCGACCTCGGCATGACCTTCCCGCAGTGGCGCACCCAGCTGCGCCTCTACCACGCGCTGCGGATGCTGGCCGACGGCTCCCCGGTCACCACCGTGGCCCACACCTGCGGCTGGTCGTCCACCAGCGCGTTCATCGACGTCTTTCGCCGCGCGTACGGCCACACCCCCGGCGTGCACAACCGCACGGCCTGA